Proteins found in one Paraburkholderia caballeronis genomic segment:
- a CDS encoding 2-hydroxyacid dehydrogenase, whose protein sequence is MRIDLFSSRQYDVDTFNEANASFGFDLHFHDTRLDPDTAILARGADAVCPFVNDTVDAAVLQQLQTLGVRLVALRSAGFNHVDLAAAARHALPVVRVPAYSPHAIAEHAAGMILALNRRLPRAVARTREGDFSLQGLLGFDLFGRTVGVVGTGMIGRTFARIMAGFGMRVLAFDPGTPDAGLIALGVQYVPLDTLLAESDIVSLHCPLVPATHHLIDADALARMKRGAMLINTGRGGLVESNALIGALKTGQLGHLGLDVYEEEGGLFFEDHSDLPLQDDVLARLLMFPNVIVTAHQAFFTREAMNEIARTTLGNVAAWRDGATRNAVQLPE, encoded by the coding sequence CGAACGCGTCGTTCGGCTTCGATCTGCACTTCCACGACACGCGGCTCGACCCCGACACCGCGATCCTCGCGCGCGGCGCGGACGCGGTCTGCCCGTTCGTCAACGACACGGTGGACGCGGCGGTGCTGCAACAGTTGCAGACGCTCGGCGTGCGGCTCGTCGCGCTGCGCTCGGCCGGCTTCAATCACGTCGATCTCGCGGCGGCCGCGCGGCACGCGCTGCCGGTCGTGCGCGTGCCGGCGTATTCCCCGCACGCGATCGCCGAGCACGCGGCCGGCATGATCCTCGCGCTGAACCGGCGGCTGCCGCGTGCGGTGGCGCGCACGCGCGAAGGCGACTTCTCGCTGCAAGGGCTGCTCGGCTTCGACCTGTTCGGGCGCACGGTCGGCGTGGTCGGCACCGGGATGATCGGCAGGACCTTCGCGCGGATCATGGCGGGTTTCGGCATGCGCGTGCTCGCGTTCGATCCGGGCACGCCGGACGCCGGACTGATCGCGCTCGGCGTGCAGTACGTGCCGCTCGACACGCTGCTCGCGGAGTCCGACATCGTGAGCCTGCATTGCCCGCTGGTGCCGGCCACGCACCACCTGATCGACGCGGACGCGCTCGCGCGGATGAAGCGCGGCGCGATGCTGATCAACACCGGGCGCGGCGGGCTCGTCGAGAGCAATGCGCTGATCGGCGCGCTGAAGACCGGCCAGCTAGGGCATCTGGGGCTCGACGTGTACGAGGAGGAAGGCGGCCTCTTCTTCGAGGATCACTCGGATCTGCCGCTGCAGGACGACGTGCTCGCGCGGCTGCTGATGTTCCCGAACGTGATCGTCACCGCGCACCAGGCGTTCTTCACGCGCGAGGCGATGAACGAGATCGCGCGCACGACGCTTGGCAACGTCGCCGCGTGGCGCGACGGCGCGACGCGCAACGCGGTTCAGTTGCCGGAATGA
- a CDS encoding plasmid fertility inhibition factor family protein, translating to MPSSVPSVLPNGDPSSGSLWIVPLPAHAGYDHVRLARVFADEGARHEVVVVDVRRLLQCADRDDTDYVLKPVDEWHAGKVRGIREFLDPSNERIPQMPYVTVSRRRVASIAGWFGLAHEGVVAFRNGQHRARYLAYAGALWLPVEAHEREAPLLRELCGVALMPEYGADAGAGLGPDALPRHSGN from the coding sequence ATGCCGTCGTCTGTCCCGAGCGTCCTGCCGAATGGCGATCCGTCGTCCGGATCGTTGTGGATCGTGCCGTTGCCCGCCCATGCCGGGTACGACCACGTGCGTCTCGCGCGCGTGTTCGCGGACGAGGGCGCGCGCCACGAGGTCGTGGTCGTCGACGTGCGCAGGCTGCTGCAATGCGCGGACCGCGACGACACCGACTACGTGCTGAAGCCGGTTGACGAATGGCATGCGGGCAAGGTGCGCGGCATCCGCGAATTCCTCGATCCGTCGAACGAGCGGATCCCGCAGATGCCGTACGTGACCGTCAGCCGGCGTCGCGTCGCGAGCATTGCGGGCTGGTTCGGGCTGGCGCACGAAGGGGTCGTTGCGTTCCGCAACGGCCAGCATCGCGCGCGTTATCTCGCGTATGCGGGCGCGTTGTGGCTGCCGGTCGAGGCGCACGAGCGCGAGGCGCCGCTGCTGCGCGAACTGTGCGGCGTGGCGCTGATGCCCGAATACGGCGCCGACGCCGGCGCGGGCCTCGGCCCCGACGCGCTGCCGCGTCATTCCGGCAACTGA